A single genomic interval of Osmerus eperlanus chromosome 14, fOsmEpe2.1, whole genome shotgun sequence harbors:
- the pgm2 gene encoding phosphoglucomutase-2: MENGLSTTGDIKLDHAIKQWLEYDKNPLTVAQVRELVKEGALQELKKCFSSRMEFGTAGLRAAMGPGTACMNDLTIIQTTQGFCSYLEQCFGDLPERGVVIGYDARAHPVSGGSSKRFARLAAAVFTSRGVPVHLFSDITPTPFVPFTVSHLGLCAGIMVTASHNPKQDNGYKVYWENGAQIVPPHDQGISKAIEESLEPWPQSWDTTLALKSPLLKDPYQDTNTHYYKAIQKHCHYRDINKSSDVKMVHTSVHGVGHAFVQSAFKAFDLHPPYAVKEQKDPDPEFPTVKYPNPEEGEGVLTLSFALAEKEGATVVLANDPDADRLAIAEKQKSGLWRVFTGNELGALLGWWMFSCWKKTNPDPTAVKNIYMLASTVSSKILRAIALKEGFHFEETLTGFKWMGNRARDLLHQGKTVLFAFEEAIGYMCSTAVLDKDGVSAAAIAGEMTSYLATKNTTLSKQLTSIYEEYGYHITKNSYFICHDQEVIHALFDRLRNYGDKKGAYPSECGAFAITAVRDLTTGHDSNQPDNKAVLPTSSSPMITFSFSNGGVATLRTSGTEPKIKYYTELCAAPGNSDVEQLKKELDALVEAIVENFFQPKKNKLQPKPE, translated from the exons ATGGAGAACGGTTTATCTACCACCGGTGACATCAAGTTGGATCACGCTATCAAGCAGTGGTTGGAATATGACAAG AATCCCCTGACGGTAGCTCAGGTCCGGGAGCTGGTAAAGGAGGGGGCTCTGCAGGAGCTCAAAAAATGCTTCTCCTCCAGGATGGAGTTTGGCACCGCAGGTCTCCGGGCCGCCATGGGCCCTGGCACCGCCTGCATGAATGACCTCACCATCATCCAGACCACACAG GGGTTTTGTAGTTACTTGGAGCAATGCTTTGGGGACCTGCCGGAACGCGGTGTGGTCATAGGCTACGATGCCCGTGCCCACCCTGTCAGCGGTGGCAGCAGCAAGCGTTTTGCCAGGCTGGCTGCGGCCGTCTTCACCAGCCGGGGCGTGCCCGTCCACCTCTTCTCCGACATCACGCCCACCCCCTTTGTG cccttcACTGTGTCTCACCTGGGGTTGTGTGCTGGCATCATGGTGACGGCCTCCCACAATCCCAAGCAGGACAACGGATACAAG gtgtaCTGGGAGAATGGTGCCCAGATCGTGCCCCCCCATGACCAGGGCATCTCCAAGGCCATTGAGGAGAGCTTGGAGCCCTGGCCCCAGTCCTGGGACACCACCCTGGCTCTCAAGAGCCCCCTGCTGAAGGACCCCTaccaggacacaaacacacactactacaAGGCCATACAGAAACACTGCCACTACAG GGACATCAACAAGAGTTCTGATGTGAAGATGGTGCACACATCTGTGCACGGAGTTGGCCACGCCTTCGTCCAATCAGCATTCAAGGCTTTTGATCTCCACCCACCGTATGCAGTGAAGGAGCAGAAAGACCCGGACCCAGAGTTCCCCACAGTGAAATACCCCAacccagaggagggggagggagttctg ACACTGTCGTTCGCCctggcagagaaagagggagccaCTGTGGTTCTGGCCAACGACCCTGATGCAGACCGCCTCGCTATCGCTGAGAAacagaagag TGGCCTGTGGCGTGTGTTTACAGGTAATGAGCTGGGGGCCCTCCTGGGCTGGTGGATGTTCTCCTGCTGGAAAAAGACCAACCCTGACCCAACAGCTGTGAAAAACATCTACATGCTGGCCAGCACTGTCTCTTCCAAGATCCTGCGGGCCATTGCCCTCAAGGAGGGTTTCCACTTcgag GAAACACTGACAGGTTTTAAGTGGATGGGTAACAGAGCCCGGGATCTGCTGCACCAGGGGAAGACTGTGCTGTTTGCCTTCGAGGAGGCCATAG GCTACATGTGCAGTACTGCTGTCCTGGATAAAGATGGAGTCAGTGCAGCGGCCATCGCTGGAGAGATGACGTCATATCTGGCGACCAAGAACACCACACTATCCAAACAACTCACCTCCATCTATGAGGA gtatGGTTACCACATCACTAAGAACTCCTACTTTATCTGCCACGACCAGGAAGTGATCCACGCGCTGTTCGACAGGCTGCGTAACTATGGTGATAAGAAGGGGGCGTACCCCTCAGAGTGTGGTGCTTTTGCCATCACAGCTGTGAGAGACCTGACCACTGGCCACGACAGTAACCAGCCCGACAACAAGGct GTTCTCCCCACCAGCAGTAGTCCAATGAtcaccttctccttctccaatgGGGGCGTGGCCACCTTGAGAACCAGTGGAACTGAACCCAAGATCAAATACTACACTGAGCTTTGTGCTGCTCCTggcaacag tgaTGTAGAGCAGCTGAAGAAGGAGCTAGATGCACTGGTGGAAGCTATTGTGGAGAACTTCTTCCAACCCAAGAAGAACAAATTGCAGCCGAAGcctgagtaa